The nucleotide window aatataaaagCAATATCAAATGTTTGACAAACTTTAAGATATCCGGTTGCCTTAGCTTTTTCTTCAACAGATTCAGAATCAACAACAATAGTATCAAGAACATCAGTAATAGAGCCAAACATACTAATGAAgttcttaaaatatttgtaatgtGAACCCCACCGAGTATTGGCAGCTCTAGCAAGACCAAGTTCTTGATTCAATCCCTTACCACTTTCACCCTCACCCATATCAAGTGCCACTTGAACTTTTTTTGCTTGAGATTCTCGAAGTTCATCCATACGTTTAAAAGAACCTCCCACTACATTTAAGACATTAGAAACCAACAATACAAGTTCTCCAACTTGAAGGCATTTTTTAGATACCCCAACAAGAGTTAACTGAAGTTGGTGAGCAAAACAATGAATTGCATAAGCTGATTTACTCTCTTGTTGAATCAAAACTTTAAGGCCACTTAAACGCCCTTGCATATTGCTAGCTCCATCATAGCATTGCCCTCGTATGAAAGATAAACTCAAAGAATGTTGCGCAAGATAGTTAACAATAGCTTCTTTCAAACATAAAGCACTAGTATCATGAACATGAATAATTCCTATGAACCTTTCCACCACAGACCCCTTTCTATCAACATAACGCAAAACAATTGCCATTTGCTCCTTACATGATATATCACAAGATTCATCAACTAACAATGAAAAATAGTCACCGTTTAGATACTCCATAATAGCTTTAATTGTTTCAAGCTTACATGCAGTGACTAtatctttttgaattttatgagaaGTCATCTGGTCATTTTTTGGAGCCTTTTTCAACACAAGTTCACCAATTTTATCACACCGCTTCGCATACCATGAAAGAATTTCAAGAAAGTTACCTTTGTTTAGCGATGATTCATCTTCAAGATGTCCATGAAATGCCAATCCTTGATTCAAGAGAAGTCTCGCCACTTCAATTGAAGCCTTTAAGCGAATTTTGTGCTCAAgcttggtttgatttgatagcTTAACAAATGCGGCTTGAATTGATTGTTCTTGTCGCATTAGATCTTCACACTTCTTCTTTGCCTGATTGTGAACACTGTTTGACTTACCAATATGCGTatttaatcttttctttttgtgcCAACTCCTGAACCCTATACTTGAAAATGTTTCACCTCCACCTTGATGAATGCTTTCATCTTGAAATAAATAACAACACAAACAATAAGCTGCATCTTCAATCATACTATACTCCAACCAatcatgatattttttaaaccatTTGCGATTAAAATGGCGTTTTAATCCAGAAATATCACTTTGAGGAAATTCGCGAATTCAAGGTTGATGAGGACCTCTTTGGATATATGCTCATCTAATCTCATCACGTTCATCCGGATGATAGTCTCGAATGGGTATTCTTTTCTTTGGATCAGCCTGTAAAGAATCCAAATCTACCCCTTGTTTCAATCTTTTAGCGGAATGATGAGTTTCTTCTAATTGGTTCAAGTTTTCTTCCACCTGAGGAGCATTTTGAGCGGATGAACTTGATTGTGGCAACTTGGAGGATATAGGAGAGAAAAATCTCTTCATTTGATGTTCAACCTGTATTACcaaattaaaattctaattaGAAAGTAACTAAACAAAGCGTTGTTAAATAAATGGAATTTCAATTAAATGATCTTGCAATTTGCATTGCTTAACTTTAATAAATTGCCATAGCATCTTATTAACTTGACATTACTATGTCGAAAGCATTCTCCTCAAGTTAGATCAATAAACAAAAGACTACAATTTAGATAATGCACTTTTATGAGGCTAACAACATACATATTTGACTATACTAAACAATgttaataaatttgaaaaaaaattacattgactTATGAATGAGACGGTAAATAACAAGATGAATGAAAAACTAGGCTTCAATATAAACTAAGAAGATAAAAGATTATTAGGAATGATTTCTCTTCATTCAAcagttaacaaataaaaacaaaatattaaacaaaataattataacctTAATTTCAGAATTGAATACATAGAAACATACCTagtattatttgtatttttttgttgattttagaaTGATAAGGGATTTTttagttgaagaaataaaaaataaccacaataatcatatatgtatatataaagactAGAATCAAGAGCGAAAAACATACTTGTGCAAGATTTGAGAGATGGGGAGAGTTTTTTtccttcaacaaaaaaatatgctCAAAATTTTGGGGGGAAAAGTAAGAGAGGTTCAAGAAGATttcaacaaagaagaagataaaatgatttttagaaTTGAAAATAATAGGGATTAGTGCCTTTTTGGTTGAGTTTTNTGctatcacgtccatttttgggtcgtgacacagaTATCTTCAAGGAACAATTGATATGGGATTGTTTTATTCTAATGCATCCAAGTCAGAATTGATCGGTTATGCAGATGCTGGCTATTTGTTTGACCCACATAAAGCCCGATCTCAGATAAGTTATTTATTCACATATGGAGGTACAACTATATCATAGTGTTCGATGAAGCAAACAATAGTtgctacttcttcaaatcatgcaaaGATAATTGTCATTTATGAATCCAGTCGAGAGTGTGTATGGTTGAGATCAATGACTCAACACATTTTGCAATTATGCGGTCTTTCTGTGTAAACAAAGCTCCAACAATATTGTATGAAGATAATGTTGCTTGCACAACTCAATTAAAGGGAGGGTATATCAAAGGAGACCGAACAAAGCATATCTCACCTAAGttctttttcacacatgatcttcaacaaaatggtgagataaatGTTCAACAGATTcgttcaagtgataatcttgcagatttATTCACTAAGGCATTGCCAACGTCAACATTTGAGAAGCTaagatataagattggaatgcgtCGTCTCCaagatatcaaataaatttttcatcAGGGGGAGTAAAATACgcgttgtactctttttcccTTTGCCAAGATTTTGTCCCATTGGGTTTTCCTgataaggtttttaatgaggcagcACTCAAGGCGTATAACAAGatgtgtgtactctttttccttcactaggctTTTTCCCACCCGATTTTTCCTAGTAAGATTTTAACGAGGCACATTATATATaaacatccaagggggagtgttacaAATCCATTCAATGTGTGGATGTTTCTTTTCAATCTACACCTAATGTAATGTCCCATTTAATGTATCACTTAAAGAGCTTCTAACGTATTTGTTTAACATTGTAAACGGGTGATTTATACTAACTGTAAAAGGGTATGCTTCACCCTTGTGAATAACaacaaaaagagataaaaaaataCTCTCTACTCTATACTTCTTATTAGCATTTGTTTTCCATTTCTTGTTTAGTATTATAGTGTTTGGCTCTcattttacaacaaatttatttatttaaatatatgtacagacaaaattagtcaaatcatCTCACTTATTCGGAGGAACCGACTCTTCATATTACTACTTCTCCAATACTTAGTACAACCGACTACTGATAAGGGAAAGACACGTAAACATTTTTggattcttttcttctttgattAGCACTTgacagaagaaaaaaaggaaacggatgtaaattcaaattaaacttCCTTCATATTAGAAAGTTCGAATCAGCTTAAAATTTTGCATTATAAGAAGAGACTTGTCTTTTTACTCATACATATTCTTGTTgagatttattattattattattaatcataaaaaaaatctagatatattattatttgatatatattggcttaacaaaaaaataaaaaattgactaGTGGTTAGGTTTTGGATAAGTCAACTTCAAGAAATTAGCTTGGAATTGTACAAGAAATATTGTGACCTAAGAGATGTAGGACAACCTGAAAGAGTAGATATTTTTTTGCTATGTTAGCACAATATAAATTAGCTTGGAATTGTAGAAGAAATATTAGCTTAGAATTGttcaactaataaaaattttgcTGGAGaatattttaagatatttaGAATTCACTAACAGAAAAAGTTTCATGAcgatgggtgtgtttggtacggaGGAAaacaatttctaaaaaaaaaaattcaattttcccATTTTAGTGGCTTAAAtgtttctcaaatttaaggatgacttccttttcaaaattaaggaaaacattttccaaaactctatttcattctttaattttttttttcttatcctaCCCGTACCCAACCCTCcccattcaaaacaaaaaaaaatgaaaattttaaattttcttattttttaaatttcaaatatatttttatccatACCACCAAACCACCCACCAGGGCCGACTCAACAACATTGGAGGCCTAAAACCAAACTTAAGAGAGGGgccctaatatttaattttttttattatatatacttttatttaaaatctacttttctAGCTATTTTAGATGCGAAGTCATTAGGTACTGTTTTgtaatcaatttgttttaataattccttttcaaatgataatatagTCAATTCATTCAATCTCTCGtgagacattgttgatcttaaagaagatttaatcaATCTTAATTTCGAAAAAACTTCTTTCGGCTGGGGCAACAGTTACATGaactgttaacattattctataagcaatatgtgtatttggaaaagaatcaagtttttttgtttgatagggtattttcattagatcattatcttctacttgtattatttcccttaacacttttaatttaaaaaataaatctaaactatcaatatcagaataactattacgtgttaaagaaagttcaaggttaagacaatatttttaaaaaaaattctcatcatctagtgatctcaatattttaccactaaataagaaatcaaaaatatttccatATGCTTTAGTTGgttcaaatataatttgaagtgaaaaaatagcttgatctactctacatatataaagcaattaactctaaaagattcttcaagggactttgtgatttcgctatccatattttcatcaaaGTGTTTCTTATGAAATTCAGGtttattttcatctcatatgcaattttcttagtagaaatcataatttttttctaaaataaaatatataagtaatt belongs to Solanum stenotomum isolate F172 chromosome 1, ASM1918654v1, whole genome shotgun sequence and includes:
- the LOC125862365 gene encoding uncharacterized protein LOC125862365, with translation MIEDAAYCLCCYLFQDESIHQGGGETFSSIGFRSWHKKKRLNTHIGKSNSVHNQAKKKCEDLMRQEQSIQAAFVKLSNQTKLEHKIRLKASIEVARLLLNQGLAFHGHLEDESSLNKGNFLEILSWYAKRCDKIGELVLKKAPKNDQMTSHKIQKDIVTACKLETIKAIMEYLNGDYFSLLVDESCDISCKEQMAIVLRYVDRKGSVVERFIGIIHVHDTSALCLKEAIVNYLAQHSLSLSFIRGQCYDGASNMQGRLSGLKVLIQQESKSAYAIHCFAHQLQLTLVGVSKKCLQVGELVLLVSNVLNVVGGSFKRMDELRESQAKKVQVALDMGEGESGKGLNQELGLARAANTRWGSHYKYFKNFISMFGSITDVLDTIVVDSESVEEKAKATGYLKVCQTFDIAFILHLMRDILAITNELNESLQKKKQDIANVILLVKVVKKRLQDLRNEGWDSLVKNVSAFCVKYDILIPNFDEFYVNFGRSRRKVAEYTISHHYRVEVFFKIIDWQLQELNDRFNEVRTNLLIGVACLNPVDSFSSFDIKNILRMAELYPDDFGENVMVTLRNQLETYIVDVRDVDKRFSNLKGLADLSEMLVKVKKHLNYPFVFRLIKFALLLPVATATVERAFSAMKLIKSELRNRMDDDFLSSCMVPYVEKRIFNTISDKSIMNRFQEMKTRRIEL